In a genomic window of Nodosilinea sp. E11:
- a CDS encoding anthranilate synthase component I family protein produces the protein MIFPDFEQFKTYATQGNFVPVYQEWLADLDTPVSAWYKVCAGQPYSFLLESVEGGETLGRYSFLGCDPLWVLENRGDRSTQTHRNGTVVEHQGNPFDTLTHCLAPYQPVKLPALPPGIGGLFGFWGYELIRWIEPTVPIHPPSPDDLPDGLWMQVDSLLIFDQVQRKIWAIAYADLRDPDTDMQEAYEGACDRVRQLLHKLTLPLSPEQASLPWQPRSQAAPVNYTSNRTAEEFCAGVERAKDHIRAGDIFQVVISQRLDTTYQGDPFDLYRSLRQINPSPYMCYFNFYDWQLIGSSPEVMVKATLADDPSQPQIATVRPIAGTRPRGETTAADIAYEQDLLADPKERAEHVMLVDLGRNDLGRVCLSGTVQVDELMVIERYSHVMHIVSNVVGHLSPSKTAWDLLKACFPAGTVSGAPKIRAMQIIHDLEPCRRGPYSGVYGHYDFEGQLNTAITIRTMVVRSQPEGGHRVSVQAGAGLVADSVPTLEYQETLNKARGMLEAIRCLGEL, from the coding sequence ATGATTTTCCCCGACTTTGAGCAATTTAAGACCTACGCTACCCAGGGCAACTTTGTACCCGTGTACCAAGAGTGGCTGGCCGACCTCGACACTCCTGTGTCGGCTTGGTATAAAGTGTGTGCTGGTCAGCCCTACAGCTTTTTGCTGGAGTCTGTAGAGGGGGGCGAAACCCTTGGCCGCTACAGTTTTTTGGGCTGTGACCCGCTGTGGGTGCTAGAAAACCGGGGCGATCGCTCTACCCAGACCCACCGCAATGGCACAGTGGTCGAGCACCAGGGCAACCCCTTCGACACCCTGACCCACTGCCTGGCTCCCTACCAGCCGGTGAAGCTGCCGGCACTGCCTCCCGGCATTGGCGGGCTGTTTGGCTTTTGGGGCTACGAGCTGATCCGCTGGATTGAGCCGACGGTGCCCATCCATCCCCCCAGCCCAGATGACCTACCCGATGGCCTGTGGATGCAGGTGGATAGTCTGCTGATTTTTGACCAGGTGCAGCGCAAAATTTGGGCGATCGCCTACGCTGATCTGCGCGACCCGGATACCGATATGCAGGAGGCCTACGAGGGAGCCTGCGATCGCGTCCGTCAACTCCTCCACAAGCTGACTCTGCCGCTGTCACCCGAGCAGGCTAGCTTGCCCTGGCAGCCGCGCAGCCAGGCCGCCCCGGTCAACTACACCAGCAACCGCACCGCTGAAGAATTTTGTGCGGGCGTCGAGCGGGCCAAAGACCATATCCGGGCCGGCGATATCTTTCAGGTGGTGATCTCCCAGCGGCTTGACACCACCTACCAAGGTGATCCCTTCGATCTATACCGCTCTCTGCGGCAGATCAACCCCTCGCCCTATATGTGCTATTTCAATTTCTATGATTGGCAGCTGATTGGCTCTAGCCCCGAGGTGATGGTCAAAGCTACCCTGGCCGACGACCCCAGCCAGCCCCAAATTGCCACGGTGCGCCCCATCGCCGGTACGCGCCCTCGGGGCGAAACCACCGCCGCAGACATCGCCTACGAGCAAGACTTGCTAGCCGACCCCAAGGAGCGGGCCGAGCACGTCATGCTGGTTGACCTGGGCCGCAATGACCTGGGCCGGGTGTGTCTCAGCGGCACTGTGCAGGTCGACGAGCTGATGGTGATTGAGCGTTACTCCCACGTAATGCACATTGTCAGCAATGTAGTGGGTCACCTCAGCCCTAGCAAAACCGCCTGGGATTTACTCAAGGCCTGCTTCCCCGCAGGCACAGTCAGTGGGGCACCAAAAATTCGCGCCATGCAGATCATCCACGATTTAGAACCCTGCCGTCGGGGTCCTTACTCGGGGGTTTACGGCCACTACGACTTTGAGGGGCAGCTCAACACCGCGATCACCATTCGTACCATGGTGGTGCGATCGCAGCCCGAGGGTGGGCACAGGGTCAGCGTTCAGGCGGGTGCTGGGCTCGTCGCCGACTCAGTACCGACGCTGGAGTACCAGGAAACCCTGAACAAAGCCCGAGGCATGCTAGAAGCGATTCGCTGCCTGGGCGAACTCTAA
- a CDS encoding photosystem I reaction center subunit II: protein MTETLTGQTPIFGGSTGGLLTKAQVEEKYAITWTSPKKQVFEMPTGGAAFMNEGDNLLYLARKEQCLALGRQLRNKFKPKIENYKIYRVYPSGETQYLHPADGVFPEKVNEGRGAVNSISRNIGANPDPATIKFSGKTTYEV, encoded by the coding sequence ATGACTGAAACGCTGACAGGTCAAACACCTATTTTTGGAGGCAGCACCGGCGGTCTCCTCACCAAAGCCCAGGTTGAAGAAAAGTATGCTATCACCTGGACCAGCCCCAAGAAGCAGGTTTTTGAAATGCCCACCGGTGGCGCAGCCTTCATGAACGAAGGTGATAACCTCCTGTATCTGGCTCGTAAAGAGCAGTGCTTGGCTCTGGGTAGGCAGCTGCGCAACAAATTCAAGCCCAAAATCGAAAACTACAAAATTTATCGCGTTTACCCTAGTGGTGAGACTCAGTACCTGCACCCGGCAGATGGGGTCTTCCCTGAGAAGGTAAATGAAGGTCGCGGCGCGGTGAATAGCATATCGCGCAATATTGGGGCTAACCCCGACCCAGCTACCATTAAGTTTAGTGGTAAGACCACCTACGAAGTTTAG
- a CDS encoding glucose 1-dehydrogenase, with product MKGLTGKTALITGASSGIGQSIAIRLAKEGCNVVINYRSDSEGAETTRQRAMEKACQDVENCGVKSLLIQGDVSKEEDAVSLVQQTIEHFGQLDILINNAGVQTESPSDAIEVDDFDWVLGVNLRGAYLCARETIKHLLAQNRPGSIINISSVHEIIPRPQYLSYSISKGGMGNMTKTLALEYAAKGIRVNGIAPGATITPINEAWTEDPEKQAEVESHIPMGRAGTSDEMAAAVAFFASDEAAYITGQTLYIDGGLTLYADFQEPWSA from the coding sequence ATGAAAGGACTCACCGGCAAAACCGCACTGATTACCGGAGCCTCCTCTGGCATTGGTCAGTCTATTGCCATTCGCTTGGCCAAGGAGGGCTGCAACGTGGTGATTAACTACCGCAGCGACAGCGAGGGGGCCGAAACTACTCGCCAGAGAGCTATGGAAAAAGCTTGCCAGGATGTGGAAAACTGCGGTGTCAAATCCCTGCTGATCCAGGGAGATGTGTCTAAAGAGGAGGATGCTGTCTCCCTGGTGCAGCAGACCATCGAGCACTTTGGTCAGCTAGATATTTTGATCAACAATGCCGGTGTGCAGACCGAAAGCCCCTCCGATGCGATCGAGGTTGATGACTTTGACTGGGTGCTCGGGGTCAACCTGCGCGGGGCCTACCTGTGCGCCCGCGAAACCATTAAGCATCTGCTGGCCCAAAACCGCCCTGGCAGCATCATCAACATCTCCAGCGTCCACGAGATCATTCCCCGCCCCCAGTACCTAAGCTACTCCATTAGCAAAGGCGGCATGGGCAATATGACCAAAACCCTGGCGCTGGAATATGCCGCTAAAGGCATTCGAGTCAACGGCATTGCCCCTGGTGCCACCATCACCCCCATCAACGAGGCTTGGACCGAAGACCCGGAAAAGCAAGCCGAGGTTGAGAGCCATATTCCCATGGGCAGAGCCGGCACCAGTGACGAGATGGCCGCTGCCGTTGCCTTTTTTGCCTCTGACGAAGCGGCCTACATCACCGGGCAAACGCTCTATATCGACGGCGGACTGACGCTATACGCCGACTTTCAAGAGCCGTGGTCGGCTTGA
- a CDS encoding TrkA family potassium uptake protein: protein MYVLIGGAGMLGLDLAKTLLDEGHTVAIVDTDPLACQYAREKIGVMAFEGSAVNTTTLLEAGIRKADAVIAALPEDALNLALVTLSKHNGVPQTVVRMSDRDFAEPYQLAGATHTISTTELTINRIVSAIEYPQVEAMMHFEQGQVEVLKLPIPQQCTIVGRTLAEIAQDPRFPAGTLIIGYQAHPHEDLTIPNGSTVLESGSTILAVTKPGLVRKMLDFMGLCA, encoded by the coding sequence ATGTACGTTTTAATTGGCGGCGCTGGCATGCTGGGCCTTGACTTGGCTAAAACCTTGCTTGATGAGGGGCATACCGTGGCGATAGTAGATACCGACCCGCTGGCCTGCCAGTATGCCCGCGAAAAGATTGGGGTAATGGCCTTTGAGGGCAGCGCAGTCAATACGACAACCTTGCTGGAAGCAGGCATTCGCAAGGCCGATGCGGTGATTGCGGCTCTGCCGGAAGATGCCTTGAACCTGGCTCTCGTTACCCTTTCCAAGCACAACGGGGTGCCGCAGACAGTGGTGCGCATGAGCGATCGCGACTTTGCCGAACCCTACCAGTTAGCCGGGGCCACCCACACCATCAGCACCACCGAACTCACCATTAACCGCATCGTGAGCGCCATTGAGTATCCCCAGGTTGAAGCAATGATGCACTTTGAGCAGGGTCAGGTCGAGGTGCTAAAGTTGCCCATTCCTCAGCAGTGCACAATCGTGGGTCGCACCCTAGCCGAAATTGCCCAGGACCCCCGGTTTCCGGCAGGCACGCTGATTATTGGCTATCAGGCCCACCCCCACGAAGATTTGACTATTCCCAACGGCAGCACAGTGCTCGAGAGTGGCTCAACCATTTTGGCGGTGACCAAGCCTGGCCTGGTGAGAAAAATGCTCGACTTTATGGGGCTTTGTGCCTAG
- a CDS encoding DUF4388 domain-containing protein, producing the protein MVVSGQLSNFSLPEVLQLVEDGNKNGLLTVRDLPDAADFSQHHFIWLKQGRIVAAANRNDRRGLAHLIARRKLLSKAQLLQLIQQCPDHMPLGVYIKSQKLLTKEQLQGLFSIQVIQEVCTLFELPDGTFHVTSDVQMPYLEMIGTSVPATEVTLPGLRSLRNWSALKDKLPDLSSGLLSTTDEKPRTRLTRQEWSVWDFANGKISLSEIARRLKLQTETVRRVAFRLLLTGLVEEMPVANWTPPKNKEDSRIGVASSKVPSADFLTQMISFLEKQC; encoded by the coding sequence ATGGTAGTTAGCGGGCAGTTATCTAATTTTTCATTACCAGAAGTTTTACAGCTAGTGGAGGATGGCAACAAGAACGGCTTGCTAACGGTGCGCGATCTTCCAGATGCAGCAGATTTTTCTCAGCACCATTTTATTTGGCTGAAGCAAGGGCGTATTGTTGCCGCAGCCAACCGCAATGACCGTCGAGGATTAGCTCACTTGATTGCTCGTCGCAAGCTTCTATCGAAGGCTCAACTTCTACAGCTAATTCAACAGTGTCCAGATCATATGCCCCTCGGTGTTTATATCAAGTCTCAAAAGTTGTTGACGAAAGAACAATTGCAGGGGCTATTCTCTATACAAGTTATTCAAGAAGTTTGCACGTTGTTTGAGCTTCCCGATGGTACCTTTCACGTCACTAGTGATGTCCAAATGCCTTATCTGGAAATGATTGGTACGAGTGTTCCAGCGACTGAAGTCACACTGCCAGGTTTACGCAGTTTGCGAAACTGGTCAGCGCTAAAAGATAAATTACCTGATTTGAGCTCGGGCTTGCTCAGTACAACGGATGAAAAGCCTCGAACACGACTAACTCGTCAGGAGTGGAGTGTTTGGGACTTTGCCAACGGCAAGATTTCTCTGAGTGAGATCGCTCGACGCTTGAAACTGCAAACTGAGACTGTCCGTCGTGTTGCCTTTCGTCTTCTGCTTACAGGCCTTGTGGAAGAGATGCCAGTAGCAAATTGGACTCCACCTAAAAATAAGGAGGACTCTCGGATTGGGGTAGCCTCGTCTAAGGTGCCAAGCGCAGATTTTCTGACTCAAATGATCAGCTTTCTGGAAAAACAGTGTTAA
- a CDS encoding GTP-binding protein: MEVLRLVVTGPVGAGKSTFVRSISEIKVVDTDRKATDETAQLKQKTTVALDFGRLKFSKDMVLHIYGTPGQTRFNFMWDLLIHKADAYILLVPANRPAELRNARVISNFMQQRTQAPMIVGFTHMDCPGAWGAKDIAIAMGYGRVDIKRPPIIRVDPTNKSSVAQATIKLVEQFSQNLMLKR, from the coding sequence ATGGAAGTTTTACGTTTAGTTGTTACTGGACCAGTTGGAGCAGGAAAGTCTACTTTTGTACGTTCAATTAGTGAGATCAAGGTGGTTGATACTGATCGCAAAGCCACTGATGAAACGGCCCAACTTAAGCAAAAGACGACAGTTGCTTTAGACTTCGGGCGACTAAAGTTTAGCAAAGATATGGTGTTACATATATATGGCACACCTGGACAAACTCGATTTAACTTTATGTGGGATCTGCTAATCCACAAAGCTGACGCCTACATACTTTTGGTTCCGGCTAATCGTCCCGCAGAACTTCGCAATGCCCGAGTAATTAGCAACTTTATGCAGCAGCGAACCCAAGCACCTATGATCGTTGGCTTTACTCATATGGATTGCCCAGGAGCCTGGGGTGCTAAAGACATAGCTATTGCTATGGGATATGGACGTGTTGATATCAAGCGTCCTCCCATTATCCGAGTTGATCCCACAAATAAATCTTCCGTTGCCCAGGCTACCATCAAATTGGTTGAGCAATTTTCTCAAAATCTAATGTTGAAACGATAA